A section of the Humulus lupulus chromosome 2, drHumLupu1.1, whole genome shotgun sequence genome encodes:
- the LOC133817137 gene encoding plant UBX domain-containing protein 1, which produces MILDRSSPLPLKRRRFTNVDPMEAEQAEAKLSAVKEKLGREIRVFETSPPSSSSPKQESRAEEPDDFYDFTPEDYYRIMASSKKEDKFLKTRKLREAEEASRKSKITKAVIRVRFPDNHTLEATFHPSETFQSLVDLLSKVIAKPQLPFYLYTTPPKRQIKDLSQDFYSAGFIPGAIVYFAYDIPKGEDAAAANSDPFLHEEFMSLKGLELITEQAEPEKPVQSASEPVIPIPAPVVQESRPAERQSGKPKWLRL; this is translated from the exons ATGATTCTTGATCGTTCTTCGCCTTTACCCTTGAAGCGCAGAAGATTCACCAACGTTGATCCAATGGAGGCTGAGCAAGctgag GCCAAGCTTTCTGCTGTAAAAGAAAAGCTGGGTCGAGAGATACGTGTGTTTGAAACgtctcctccttcttcttcttcaccaaAACAAGAGTCCAGAGCTG AGGAGCCTGACGATTTCTATGATTTCACTCCCGAGGATTATTATCGAATCATGGCTTCTTCCAAAAAGGAAG ATAAGTTCTTAAAGACACGAAAACTCAGGGAGGCAGAAGAGGCATCGCGCAAGTCAAAGATAACAAAG GCTGTAATAAGGGTAAGATTTCCTGATAACCACACATTAGAGGCAACATTTCACCCATCAGAAACTTTCCAGAGCTTGGTTGATCTTCTTTCGAAAGTGATTGCTAAGCCACAGTTGCCATTCTATTTAT ATACTACCCCTCCTAAAAGGCAGATAAAGGACTTGTCACAGGATTTTTACTCTGCTGGCTTTATTCCCGGGGCAATCGTGTATTTTGCATATGATATACCAAAAG GGGAAGATGCTGCAGCTGCCAACTCAGATCCTTTCCTTCACGAAGAGTTTATGTCTTTGAAAGGCTTGGAGCTCATTACCGAGCAGGCAGAGCCAGAAAAACCCGTTCAGTCGGCATCTGAACCTGTGATCCCGATCCCAGCACCTGTTGTTCAAGAGAGCAGGCCTGCAGAGAGACAATCAGGCAAGCCAAAGTGGCTGAGGTTGTGA
- the LOC133817138 gene encoding AUGMIN subunit 6, with product MTMDREKEREIELESAMYTNCLLLGLDPAVIGVGGSNGTPRVGLFRHSNPKLGEQLLYFILSSLRGPIQSAKDFDKVWPIFDSAQSRDFRKVVQGIISELESQGALPRSNSRVSSLATCCGPRFVELLWQLSLHALREVHRRTFSSDVASNPLPASLTDVAFSHAATLLPVTKARIALERRRFLKNAETAVQRQAMWSNLAHEMTAEFRGLCAEEAYLQQELEKLHDLRNKVKLEGEHWDDLVSSSSQNSHLVSKATRLWESILSRKSQHEVLASGPIEDLIAHREHRYRISGSSLLAAMDQSSQVPYPDGSTAQSSELTSSHLDEVDQSDGSYINMNGERMNNGLDSPASQVNDETLSRADERSGRVHTTVDVAEIIRRWTHALQRIHKQSLHLAKANEGEGPEILRSPHDGGSSGHAESLATTLAEHQQHLASFQVLINQLKEVAPTIQNSISECTEKVNSISSNLPPMVKRPGRSTSPSQAHSSRTMESTDDIAEVTSKMSNVQIEKISASPPALKLPQLFTLTPNSSGKSGYTQKRFTSTPQTNQVENQSERKSLEQPLSNNHLDNLPQDNDNFYVQNLKRSVREAALSTQSFNSETPGDNLSEESSEHFFLPLSSSGFSRISPELKGPSMRSQTTRSKRLFATQKDSSLHENRVSDAHTESNYDEFSDVLSGLDSLRDFDQVNGFFSVAGSNGSASDGQRSFYDINEAHDQVFSPPLLMDSSLLADTYEDLLAPLSETETALMEH from the exons ATGACGATGGacagagagaaggagagagagatagAGCTCGAGAGTGCAATGTACACTAACTGTTTGCTCTTAGGGCTCGATCCGGCCGTAATCGGAGTCGGAGGTTCCAACGGTACACCTCGGGTCGGACTGTTTCGTCACTCTAACCCTAAGTTGGGAGAACAGCTTCTTTACTTCATTCTATCGTCTCTAAGAGGACCAATTCAATCTGCAAAA GATTTCGATAAGGTTTGGCCAATCTTCGATTCGGCGCAATCGCGGGATTTTCGTAAG GTCGTCCAAGGGATCATTAGTGAGCTTGAATCGCAAGGGGCGCTTCCGAGGAGCAATTCGAGGGTTTCATCCCTTGCTACGTGCTGTGGACCGAG GTTTGTAGAGCTCTTGTGGCAACTTTCCTTGCATGCTTTGAGAGAGGTCCATAGACGAACATTTTCATCTGATGTGGCTTCTAACCCACTACCGGCTTCGTTGACTGATGTGGCCTTTTCTCATGCTGCAACCCTACTTCCCGTGACAAAG GCTAGAATAGCCCTTGAACGAAGGAGGTTTCTTAAGAATGCAGAAACAGCAGTACAACGGCAGGCCATGTGGTCAAATTTGGCTCACGAAATGACTGCAGAGTTTCGTGGTCTCTGTGCTGAAGAG GCTTATCTGCAGCAAGAACTGGAAAAATTACATGATTTAAGGAACAAAGTGAAGTTGGAAGGAGAACATTGGGATGATCTTGTATCTAGTTCCAGTCAAAATTCTCATTTAGTTTCGAAAGCTACTCGTTTGTGGGAGTCTATATTATCACGCAAAA GTCAACATGAAGTTCTTGCTTCTGGCCCTATTGAGGACTTAATTGCTCACCGGGAGCATAG GTACCGCATATCTGGATCTTCTTTACTTGCAGCTATGGATCAGAGTTCTCAGGTTCCCTATCCAGATGGGTCAACTGCCCAATCTAGTGAGCTCACTTCATCACATTTGGATGAAGTAGACCAAAGTGATGGATCATATATCAATATGAATGGAGAAAGGATGAACAATGGTTTAGATTCACCTGCTTCACAAGTAAATGATGAAACACTTTCTCGAGCAGATGAGAGAAGTGGAAGAGTCCACACAACTGTTGATGTAGCAGAAATTATCAGGCGTTGGACACATGCCTTGCAGCGCATTCATAAACAATCACTTCATTTG gCAAAAGCTAATGAGGGAGAGGGTCCTGAAATTTTACGAAGTCCCCATGATGGTGGTTCGAGCGGCCATGCAGAATCTTTAGCTACGACTCTTGCTGAACATCAGCAACACTTGGCTAGCTTTCAG GTTCTCATTAATCAACTAAAAGAAGTTGCTCCGACAATTCAGAATTCAATATCAGAGTGTACAGAGAAAGTAAATAGTATTTCCTCCAATCTGCCACCTATGGTTAAACGTCCTGGTCGTTCAACCTCACCTAGTCAAGCACATAGTAGCAGGACtatg GAAAGTACGGATGATATTGCTGAGGTGACTTCAAAAATGTCCAATGTTCAGATTGAGAAGATTTCGGCCAGTCCTCCTGCTTTAAAGCTCCCACAATTATTTACTTTGACACCAAATTCTTCTGGAAAGAGTGGATATACGCAAAAGCGTTTCACTTCAACTCCTCAAACTAACCAAGTAGAAAACCAGTCAGAAAGAAAATCTTTGGAGCAGCCTTTGTCAAACAATCATTTAGATAATTTACCACAAG ATAATGATAATTTTTAtgtccaaaatttaaaaagatcTGTTAGAGAAGCTGCTTTGTCAACTCAATCTTTCAATTCAGAAACACCAGGGGACAATCTTTCTGAAGAGAGTTCTGAGCACTTCTTTTTACCTCTATCATCATCTGGTTTTTCACGTATTAGCCCTGAATTAAAAGGACCTTCAATGAGGAGTCAAACAACCAGGAGCAAAAGGTTGTTTGCAACTCAGAAAGATTCTTCCTTGCATGAAAATCGTGTCTCTGATGCACATACGGAAAGCAATTATGACGAATTTTCGGACGTCTTAAGTGGTTTGGATTCACTTCGTGATTTTGACCAAGTAAATGGATTTTTCTCGGTTGCTGGCTCAAATGGTTCTGCTTCTGATGGACAAAGATCGTTTTATGACATTAATGAAGCTCACGATCAGGTCTTTTCACCTCCTCTGCTAATGGACTCATCACTGCTAGCAGATACTTATGAGGACTTACTTG CCCCACTCTCAGAAACTGAAACAGCCCTGATGGAGCattga